The genomic DNA CAACACCCCTTTTGATATAGCTGTTCCAGAATAGAAGGAAATTTTCAGGAGGGAGATTTGATAGTACATTTATAAAACTTTCGACTATGGAACACCAAGCCTGTCTAGGTAAATGTTAACAAATGATATAACATGGGAAGTTAGGTATGCCCTGGGTCCTATGCTAATTTTCTCGGCAATCCCCTCTAAAAAGGATAAATCTTCCTTAGTTAAGCCCAAGTGATCCCCAAGTATAAAAGCCACATTATCTTTTGGAAACACAAACGTGGAAATATCCCTACCCTCTTCATCAAGGAGATATAGATTCATCTTCACATTTTTCCTAACGACGTCTTCAAAGGTCATTCTACTTATAAAAACCCCAGGGAGAACCTCAATTTCTTTAGTAGGATTTCTCATGTCCTTTCCAACCCTCAACGCCTTCCCAATTATCCTTGCAATTGAAATTTCATCAGGATTTAAAATTTTAGGTCTTATCTTTGATCCCTCGAATCTTATAGTCTTGGGAGGATCAGGAGGACCAAGAAAAGTAACGTAAACTCTAACATTTTTACGAAAAGAATGAGATAAATGAAACGCAGCATTTAATGCCCTACATATTAAGTCAATTCGCCCGCTAGTCCCTGGGAGATCCCTAAGACTAAAATCAAAGTCTGTATGAGCCTCGTTCGCCTTAATGATAAACACCCTCATATCTCACACCAGCAAATTTATTTGAGCCCTCATGACTCTATCTGAAACATCTACCTTACCTTCTTTAAAAATTATACCAAGTTCAAGCGGTCTTTCCGGCCTAGATCTTCTTCTGATTAAGATTCCTATCTCGTTCTCAATCCTATCAACATTTATCCTGGAAAGATGGAAGTACAAGAGCTGAAGAAAATTTCTATAGTCATGCATTTCTTCCAAGAATTCCTTATGTTCGAGAGGTAATCTCGGATATATATGCTTCATAAAGAACTCATAAAAGTGAGCAAAGGTCTCAAGAGAAATTGCGAAAAGGAGCCTATAAAATGTGGCATTTTTTGCATGGAACAGAGAATCTAAAATGAACACCGACCTTCCAAATATCCTCGATAGCTGAGATAACGGCATGTTGTAGAAATCCAACTCGAGGGTGGAGCCAATCATTTTCAACTTTACAAACTTATTCCCCTCAAATTTGAGATAGACCTCATCTCTAAAAGAATATATCTTCTTAGGGGGTTCCCTCATTGCCGGAATAATATTTGATAAAACAGAATAGGCTCTCCTTAGGTTATCTTGATTACCTATCAAAAGAGTTTCAATTCCTCTTATTGAGGTCCTCTCAACTGTATCAATATCTAAGTGGAAATCAAAGACTCTCTTCCATGCGGGCATGTTCGCCTCAGTAATTATTACTAAGTCAATTGGAGAGATCAAAACCTCTTTATCTATTCCTCCAAGTCTTTTCTTCAGCTTTATAACAGGATGAAAGTTCCTGGGGTATATTGGAGAAACTGGAACATTAGCTAGTTCTCTAAAAGCCAAAATTACACTACCCACTTTTTGAATGTCCCTCTCAGGGAGCCTTATTTTGAGATCATTCAATAACCTATCAACTCTATTCATGGTAAAAGATGAGGGAGCGAGGTTTAAGAGGATTGCGCCTCATCACCCTCTCCTTCTTCCTCTCCTTTCCTCTCTTCTTTCGTCTCTTCAGGTTGAGCTTCAACAACTTGATCTTTTGGCTTAAGTAATTCCTCCATAGTTGGCTTGAACTCGACTTTTTCGTATCCGATGAACTTTATGTCACTCTCAAGAAGAATTTCTCCCAAAATGAGGGTTTTTGGATCTATCTTGACCTTGGTAAAGTCTATTTTGACATCTTTTTCACCCACTTCAATTATAACATCGTTAGTGTTAATCATTGGCAGTCTAAGTCCTATCAGCGCCTTTATCTTTTCTATTGGATCCTCTATTTTTTCCACAATTTCAACTTCATAGATTAACGTCTTTCCTGCTAAGGGATGGTTAAAGTCGACTCTAACTCTTCCTCCACTTACTGTCAAAACTCTGCCCTTTAGTTTCCTTCCATCATCTGTTGTCACTTCTACCTCAAGCCCAGGAAAAGGCATAATCCCCTGTTTTCTAAACTGACCAAGGGTAAATACTTTTATTAATTTTGGATCTCTAACTCCGAACCCCTCTTCTGGGGGAACTTCTATAGTGTACTTTTTCCCAACTTCGAGACCAACGAGTCTTCTATCTAATCCAGGTATAACATGACCTGCTCCAACAGCAATTGGGACTGGACCATAAACTCCCTTAGGATTATAAATCCCAGCTTCCTTTGCTATATTCTCATAAGTAGTGTCAAATATCTCCCCCGTTTCCTTTACCTTGCCTGTATAGTGTAGCCTAATGACATCTCCTTTCCCCACTTTCATTTTTATCCCCCACTCCGGCTATCGAGGGTTAATTTTTAAGTTTTCCCAAAAGTTGTTAAGAAGAGATTGTAATGTTTAAGAGTTTTTCAATTAGCACTGCCTCTGCCCTCAATGCCCCATCAGTTTTACCTTTTAGTACTATAAAACCGGGTCTAAGTATCAGTACCTCATTTGAAGTAACTCCTTCAGCAGGCCCCATTAGTACTATGCAAAGATTTTCTTTATTCCCAAGTTTTCCAAGCCCTATTTTAGCTTTCGTTAAAAAGCTTAGGTACCTTATATTTTTCCTCTTCATAGTCTCCTCATAGGCATACTGTTTAGCAGACTCATTGTTAAGCCCTTTTTTCAAAGCTTCCCAATAGTAATATCTCTTAAAAAGCATTGAAGTTATAACACTAATTTCAGAAACAGCCAACGTTCTATCCTCACAGTTTCCTAAGAAGGACTTAGGATTTGAAGAGCATACTCTAACCTCTGGAGACCCTACTACTATTGTAAATTCTTCATATTTAGATAGCATCGTTAAATTTAAATCGACCTCAGGAATACCCGTTATGTACCCTTTTACTTCAATTAAGTACCCCTTAGATCCTTTGGGAGGCTCCCACCCCTTAACTGTAAGGTTAACATATTCTACAGGGCTTAAAACGAGGAACTTAGGTCCCACATCCTCAAGAGGAGGATATTGAATGACAATATATTTACTAACAAAAACCTTCTTGTTTGGGTTAATCACATCATTAAACTTAGAATAACCATATATGTAGTAGCTAACAGTCCCCCCAAGTACAATTACAAGTAAAAGGACAACTAGAACACTCCTCTTCAACTTAGAACCTCCCTAATAACAAAGAAAAGAAGTTAAAGAATCAGAGCTTTGAGATGTACTCAAGTAGGGCCTCAGCAGCAGCTCTGGTTCCTTCTCTGTCAGTGCCAGCGACAAGGACGACGCCATAACCGCCGATCTTACCGCACTCTGGCTTGTAGATGACCTGGCCGCTCTCAGCACCGGTGCCATACTTCTCCTTCCAGCCCTCATAGTCTGCTGGAACACCAAGGTCTTCTGCCAAGGCGGCAGTTACCTTGTTAACAACTGGGCCACCAACGAGGATAAGGTTGCTCTTGACGTTCTCAAGACCCTGCTCCATGACCTCGGTGTCAAGGACTGTTATTGGCTCAGTAATCTTGTTTGCTATGTAAGCCTTAGTTGGGCTGAATTCAACCTTGATGTCCTCAACCTTGTATCCAGTGTCACTGATCTCGTCTCCAAGTGAGACCGTCTCGACGTCGTACTGCCTCTCAGCCGGCTCAATGTAGACATAGGCTTCCATTGCGTAAGCCTTCTTATCATCCGATCTCTTCTTAGGCCCATAGATTGTTGACTTGTAGTCGACAACATAGGTATCGAAGAGCTTTACAGTGTCGCCTGAAAGTGATTCTTTGTTCTTAAGGGCGAGCCACTTAATTGCTCCGTCCTCAACCTTGAACTCTGCTACCCAGCCTGAAACTACTTCATCACCGCTCTTGAAGACCTTAAGGTCGGTCCAGACGTGTAGCTTAACGCTTGTGGTTCCAGCGACTCCGACGAATGTGTCAAGGAGCTTAATCCTAATTCCTCCATCGAAGAGGACTACTGAGTCTGTCCCTCCTTCTTCTAGGGATAGTGAAACGGTCTCCTCATCGCCACTTGGACTTACGACCTTGAGGAGAGCCTTGTCCTTGTAAGCGTCAATGTCAAGGATGATTACCTTGTACCCATCAAATTCTGCAGTCTGGCCTCTATTATAGTAGTCCTCTCCCCAGTCCTTACCGTAGGTGAAGCAATCGTCACATGTTTTTCCGTTTACAACGTCCTCTCCGACCTTTATTATTGGGAACTCCTTGTCCAAGATCTTGAGAGTTGTTCCGTCAGTGACTCCAGTGTCATCTACAACAGTCTTATTGATGATCTTGTAGTCCTCATAGTCTGGATAATAGATCCCCAGAGTTGAGTTATCGAGCACTAAGTTTGTAATTAGGTTGTCCTTTGGAGTTGTGCTCTCCTTGGTTATCTTATCAGTCGTGGTTGGGCCCTCAATTGTGTAGTTGTATATGACAAATGAGATGTTAGCAACTACTTCGGGAACCTCTACCTCGAAGTCTTTGAAGTCTTCTATCTTCTTTTCTTCGGTCTCATTTATGCCAACAAGCTTAATCCCACTGAGCTGAAGTGCAGCTGAAAGCTCGGTATCATCAAGCATCGCAACGTTGTCAACCCTCATCTTCAGGTAATTACCGCTGTCCTCACTAGCGTTGTAGAGGGCATCAGCCCAAACTGAATTCTCAAAGTTTGCTGAGAAATCGGATCCGTTCCACCAAGCCTGGACATCAGTAAGGTTCATGTCCTCAGTATACAAGTGAGCTGAGTTCGTGTCATAGTTGTTGAATACAGGTATCTTACCAAGTGCTTCTGTTATGTCCTTCTTCACAACGACACTAACGTCTTCAACCTTAATGTCCTTCTCCGTGTAGAGTAGGCTTCCTATTGCAGCAGCTATGTCAGCTGCACTCACAACATCCATAGCAGCTCCTTCGCTACCAACAACAATCTTAACGTTTGGTTGGCCATCCTTAACGAAGAATTCCTTTGGAATCTCGGGAACCTGAGGCTGAGCTGAGGCAAGGCCAAGGGTTGCACCAGCCACTGCGGCACCAACTGCAAGTGCCGCGATTTTCTTTACCTTCACTCCCAACACCTCCTAAAGTTGTAGTATCTGCCCTAGGTGGGCTCACTTAAATCCTGGCCATGTAAGGTATAAATACTTTTCGGTTCCAAACCCTTTCTAATGATTAAAAAAGCTCGCTAATTGCCGTAATAAATAAGAGGGGCTTCTTTCCATGTCTATAGCTATTTCGGTGTTTGCCGATAATATCTACTTTTCAATTGCCAAAAAAGGTCTATGAATTAATTCATTAACCATTGCGGCTAATTCAGATAAGGAATTCTGTAGCTCATTTGGAGTTACCTCTATTATATCAGGTTCAACTATTACTATGCCCACAGGAGCATATTTTGCCGTCAATATAAAAAGAGTTTCAATGTTAGATAACAGCTCAAAGGCTATTAAGAGCTTTACTCTCTTTTTATCCTCATGTTTTATTTCCTCCATTAATTTTGAGGCAAACTTGTTGATATATGCACCTTCCAATGACAAGGCTTTTTTCATGTTCTCTTCGATCTCATCTTTATCCTTCCCATAAGCCTCAATTACAAACCTATACCTAATAAAGCCCTTTTCAGTTATCATCTTTTCAACTTCTTCGTCTTCATATCCTACCTTTGGAGCAGGAAGTGAAGAAAGATCCGGATAAGCAGCCAAGCTTCCGAAATTCTCCATAAGTTTACCCATAAATGAAGAAATACCCGCAAGTACATCTACCAACTCTTCCGCTCCAATTTCACTCCCATCAACCTCTTCAACATCAACAATGCTTGGCCCATACTTTAAGACAAGTTTAATGATATCTGATAGATCACCCCTGAATTTAGCTTCTAGAACTACCGAATACCTAAACTTAGGATCCTCAGTCTCTATTATATCTTCCCTTTTGGCACTTAAGACTTCAATTTTCTCTTTTCTTAGCTTCTCTTCAATCTCAGAAATCGCAGTTTCTACGGCTTTCTTATCATTTCCCATGGCCTCAATATAAAAAGTACACGTTAATTTTATCATATTACCACCACATTCCCCTGTACTTCTTCCTTTTATATTCTCCGATTATGGGGATACTTTTCCCACAATATTTACATTTACCTCCCTGTATCTCGTACCTTAAGATCTCAAATCCCCACCTTTCTATCAGTAATTCTCCGCATCTTGGACAGTACGTGTTTTCACCCTTATGCCCTGGCACGTTTCCGAGGTACACGAACTTCAACCCTTCCTCCCTTGCTATCTTATAAGCTTTTTCTAAAGTCTCAACGGGGGTTGGAGGTAGGTGCAATAATTTATAATGTGGAAAGAACCTTGAGAAATGGACAGGAGTGTCATCACCCAAGTTATTCACAACCCAACGGGCAAAGTTCCTTATTTCTTCATCCCGATCATTTAACGTTGGGATTATCAAATAAGTCAGCTCCACATGAATTCCAAACTCATTCTTTGCTATTTCGGCTACCTTTCTGCTTGGTTCACCACTAGGAACGCCAGCTATTTTCATATAAAACCTATCGTTAAAGGCCTTTATGTCAATGTTCATGGCATCTATATAAGGAGCTAACTCTCTGAATGGTTCTTCGTTTATATAACCATTTGTAACTAAAATATTATTTAATCCTTCTTTTTTGGCAAGCTTTGCCGTGTCAAGGACGAACTCATACCAAATTGTTGGTTCATTGTACGTGTAAGCTATGCTCTCGCATTCATAATGTTTCGCTAACCTAACTATTGCCTCGGGGGTAGCATCTTGAAGGTAAGGAAAGCTTTCATCAGCTTGACTTATTTCCCAGTTCTGACAATGCTTACAATGCATATTGCATCCCACAGTGCCTATTGAAAAGGCACAGGAACCTGGCCAAAAGTGGAAAAGAGGCTTTTTTTCTATAGGATCAAGAGCTATAGATGAAACCTTCCCATAATTCAGGGCATACAATTTTCCATTAATATTTACCCTAACCCTGCAGGATCCCCTTTTTCCTTCATTTATAATACAATTTAGGGGGCAGAGATGGCACCTTACTTTTTTACCATCTAAAGGTTCCCAATATTTTGCCTCCTTCATAACTGAATGTATATTCGGGATCAACCTTTTAAATCTCTACCTTTCTCCCACTATGTAATTTTGGATTAGTGTTGAACCAGAACATCTTCTGATTGGCCGTGACTTTTGTGTAGATCGTTATGGCCAACTTTCCCTCCTCCCGCCTCCATCCTGAGCTTTCAGGGAAACGCTGGCTCTCACTCCCCCAAGACACCAACAGCATCAACTCAGGCTTAGAACTGTACAACTCCAAAGACTGCCAATTAACTAAAGATTAAATTACAAAAACAAAGAAAGTAGTATTAATTCCATGATTAAATCTATAAAGATCCCCGTTATGAAACCTAATTATGGGGGAGTATTAAATTGGAGATATATATCCTTGGAGCCGGGGCAATAGGGTCGCTATTTGGTGGTCTTTTAGCGAGGACTGGAGCGGAGGTTCTTTTAATAGGAAGGGACCCTCATATAAGATCGATTAAAGAAAGGGGTCTAATCATAAAAGGGATCGTTAATGAAGAAATAAGGATCAACGCGACAACATCAATCCCTAAAGAAAAGCCTGATCTCATAATATTATCAACGAAAGCATACTCAACTGAAGACGCACTAAAATCTGCAAAAGACATCGTTAAAGAAACCTGGGTTTTGAGCATTCAAAATGGAATAGGCAATGAAGATAAGGTACTAAGGTTTGGAGGAAAA from Pyrococcus kukulkanii includes the following:
- the trmY gene encoding tRNA (pseudouridine(54)-N(1))-methyltransferase TrmY; this encodes MRVFIIKANEAHTDFDFSLRDLPGTSGRIDLICRALNAAFHLSHSFRKNVRVYVTFLGPPDPPKTIRFEGSKIRPKILNPDEISIARIIGKALRVGKDMRNPTKEIEVLPGVFISRMTFEDVVRKNVKMNLYLLDEEGRDISTFVFPKDNVAFILGDHLGLTKEDLSFLEGIAEKISIGPRAYLTSHVISFVNIYLDRLGVP
- a CDS encoding FKBP-type peptidyl-prolyl cis-trans isomerase, producing MKVGKGDVIRLHYTGKVKETGEIFDTTYENIAKEAGIYNPKGVYGPVPIAVGAGHVIPGLDRRLVGLEVGKKYTIEVPPEEGFGVRDPKLIKVFTLGQFRKQGIMPFPGLEVEVTTDDGRKLKGRVLTVSGGRVRVDFNHPLAGKTLIYEVEIVEKIEDPIEKIKALIGLRLPMINTNDVIIEVGEKDVKIDFTKVKIDPKTLILGEILLESDIKFIGYEKVEFKPTMEELLKPKDQVVEAQPEETKEERKGEEEGEGDEAQSS
- a CDS encoding S-layer protein, with the protein product MKVKKIAALAVGAAVAGATLGLASAQPQVPEIPKEFFVKDGQPNVKIVVGSEGAAMDVVSAADIAAAIGSLLYTEKDIKVEDVSVVVKKDITEALGKIPVFNNYDTNSAHLYTEDMNLTDVQAWWNGSDFSANFENSVWADALYNASEDSGNYLKMRVDNVAMLDDTELSAALQLSGIKLVGINETEEKKIEDFKDFEVEVPEVVANISFVIYNYTIEGPTTTDKITKESTTPKDNLITNLVLDNSTLGIYYPDYEDYKIINKTVVDDTGVTDGTTLKILDKEFPIIKVGEDVVNGKTCDDCFTYGKDWGEDYYNRGQTAEFDGYKVIILDIDAYKDKALLKVVSPSGDEETVSLSLEEGGTDSVVLFDGGIRIKLLDTFVGVAGTTSVKLHVWTDLKVFKSGDEVVSGWVAEFKVEDGAIKWLALKNKESLSGDTVKLFDTYVVDYKSTIYGPKKRSDDKKAYAMEAYVYIEPAERQYDVETVSLGDEISDTGYKVEDIKVEFSPTKAYIANKITEPITVLDTEVMEQGLENVKSNLILVGGPVVNKVTAALAEDLGVPADYEGWKEKYGTGAESGQVIYKPECGKIGGYGVVLVAGTDREGTRAAAEALLEYISKL
- the amrS gene encoding AmmeMemoRadiSam system radical SAM enzyme, producing the protein MKEAKYWEPLDGKKVRCHLCPLNCIINEGKRGSCRVRVNINGKLYALNYGKVSSIALDPIEKKPLFHFWPGSCAFSIGTVGCNMHCKHCQNWEISQADESFPYLQDATPEAIVRLAKHYECESIAYTYNEPTIWYEFVLDTAKLAKKEGLNNILVTNGYINEEPFRELAPYIDAMNIDIKAFNDRFYMKIAGVPSGEPSRKVAEIAKNEFGIHVELTYLIIPTLNDRDEEIRNFARWVVNNLGDDTPVHFSRFFPHYKLLHLPPTPVETLEKAYKIAREEGLKFVYLGNVPGHKGENTYCPRCGELLIERWGFEILRYEIQGGKCKYCGKSIPIIGEYKRKKYRGMWW